The following proteins come from a genomic window of Corynebacterium falsenii:
- the fusA gene encoding elongation factor G, with product MAIEALTDLKKVRNIGIMAHIDAGKTTTTERILFYTGINRKIGETHDGASTMDWMEQEKERGITITSAATTCYWNDNQINIIDTPGHVDFTVEVERSLRVLDGAVAVFDAKEGVEPQSEQVWRQATKYDVPRICFVNKMDKLGADFYFTVDTIIDRLGAKPLVMQLPIGAEDTFDGVVDLLNMRAITWRGTVEIGAEPTYEEIPAELQDKAEEYREKLIETVAESDEELMERYFAGEEITVDELKKQIRQLTINSEVYPVYCGSAYKNKGIQPMLDAVIDFLPNPMDVGSIVGHDPKDPEKEITRKPSKDEPFSALAFKVAVHPFFGKLTYVRVYSGSVETGAQVQNATKDKKERIGKLFQMHSNKEQPVDKASAGHIYAFIGLKDTTTGDTLCDQQNPVILESMDFPDPVIEVAIEPKTKSDQEKLGTAIQKLAEEDPTFTVKLDEETGQTVIGGMGELHLDVLVDRMKREFKVEANVGAPQVAYRETIRKPVEKLEYTHKKQTGGSGQFARVIIAVEPFEPEEGSDETYEFVNEVTGGRVPKEYIPSVDAGIQDAMQYGYLAGYPLVNIKATLLDGAYHEVDSSEMAFKLAGSQALKEAVAKAKPVLLEPLMAVEVITPEEYMGDVIGDINSRRGQIQSMDDRAGAKVVKAKVPLSEMFGYIGDLRSRTAGRANFTMIFDSYGEVPANVSAEIVAERTGNSQN from the coding sequence GTGGCAATTGAAGCGTTGACCGACCTGAAGAAGGTCCGCAACATCGGCATCATGGCGCACATCGATGCCGGTAAGACCACCACCACCGAGCGCATCCTCTTCTACACCGGCATCAACCGCAAGATCGGTGAGACCCACGATGGTGCGTCCACGATGGACTGGATGGAGCAGGAGAAGGAGCGCGGTATCACCATTACCTCCGCTGCTACCACCTGCTACTGGAACGACAACCAGATCAACATCATCGACACCCCCGGCCACGTGGACTTCACCGTTGAGGTGGAGCGTTCCCTCCGTGTCCTCGACGGTGCCGTTGCTGTGTTCGACGCCAAGGAAGGCGTGGAGCCGCAGTCCGAGCAGGTGTGGCGCCAGGCCACCAAGTACGACGTCCCCCGTATCTGCTTCGTCAACAAGATGGACAAGCTGGGCGCGGACTTCTACTTCACCGTGGACACCATCATCGATCGCCTCGGCGCCAAGCCGTTGGTGATGCAGCTGCCGATCGGCGCTGAGGACACCTTCGACGGTGTTGTGGACCTGCTGAACATGCGCGCCATCACCTGGCGCGGCACCGTGGAGATCGGCGCAGAGCCGACCTACGAGGAGATCCCGGCAGAGCTGCAGGACAAGGCTGAAGAGTACCGCGAGAAGCTCATCGAGACCGTCGCTGAGTCCGATGAAGAGCTCATGGAGCGCTACTTCGCCGGTGAGGAAATCACCGTTGACGAGCTGAAGAAGCAGATCCGCCAGCTGACCATCAACTCTGAGGTCTACCCGGTTTACTGTGGCTCCGCCTACAAGAACAAGGGCATCCAGCCGATGCTGGACGCTGTGATCGACTTCCTGCCCAACCCGATGGACGTCGGCTCCATCGTGGGCCACGATCCGAAGGATCCGGAGAAGGAAATCACCCGCAAGCCCTCCAAGGACGAGCCGTTCTCCGCTCTGGCCTTCAAGGTTGCCGTGCACCCGTTCTTCGGCAAGCTGACCTACGTGCGCGTGTACTCCGGCTCCGTGGAGACCGGTGCACAGGTGCAGAACGCTACCAAGGACAAGAAGGAGCGCATCGGCAAGCTGTTCCAGATGCACTCCAACAAGGAGCAGCCGGTCGACAAGGCCTCCGCTGGTCACATCTACGCCTTCATCGGCCTGAAGGACACCACCACCGGTGACACCCTCTGCGATCAGCAGAACCCGGTCATCCTGGAGTCCATGGACTTCCCGGATCCGGTGATCGAGGTGGCCATCGAGCCGAAGACCAAGTCCGACCAGGAGAAGCTGGGTACCGCTATCCAGAAGCTCGCCGAAGAGGACCCGACCTTCACCGTCAAGCTGGACGAAGAGACCGGCCAGACCGTCATCGGCGGCATGGGCGAGCTGCACCTCGACGTGCTGGTTGACCGCATGAAGCGCGAGTTCAAGGTCGAGGCTAACGTGGGTGCCCCGCAGGTTGCGTACCGCGAGACCATCCGCAAGCCGGTCGAGAAGCTCGAGTACACCCACAAGAAGCAGACCGGTGGTTCCGGTCAGTTCGCTCGCGTCATCATCGCCGTGGAGCCCTTCGAGCCCGAGGAAGGCTCCGACGAGACCTACGAGTTCGTCAACGAGGTCACCGGTGGTCGCGTGCCGAAGGAGTACATTCCTTCCGTGGATGCTGGTATCCAGGACGCCATGCAGTACGGCTACCTCGCCGGCTACCCGCTGGTGAACATCAAGGCCACCCTGCTCGATGGTGCTTACCACGAGGTTGACTCCTCCGAAATGGCCTTCAAGCTCGCCGGTTCCCAGGCGCTGAAGGAAGCCGTTGCGAAGGCAAAGCCGGTTCTGCTCGAGCCGCTCATGGCCGTTGAGGTCATCACGCCCGAGGAGTACATGGGCGACGTCATTGGCGACATCAACTCCCGCCGTGGCCAGATCCAGTCCATGGATGACCGCGCTGGCGCCAAGGTTGTCAAGGCTAAGGTGCCGCTGTCTGAGATGTTCGGCTACATCGGTGACCTGCGCTCCCGCACCGCCGGCCGCGCAAACTTCACCATGATCTTCGATTCCTACGGCGAGGTTCCCGCGAACGTCTCCGCAGAGATCGTGGCCGAGCGCACGGGCAACTCCCAGAACTAA
- the rpsG gene encoding 30S ribosomal protein S7, whose protein sequence is MPRKGPAPSRPLVKDPVYGDVLVSQLVNKVLLDGKKSTAERIVYGALEQCREKTGTDPVLTLKKALDNVKPALEVRSRRVGGATYQVPVDVRPGRSTTLALRWLVTFTRQRRENTMTERLANEILDASNGLGASVKRREDTHKMAEANRAFAHYRW, encoded by the coding sequence ATGCCACGTAAAGGTCCAGCACCTTCCCGCCCGCTCGTCAAGGATCCGGTTTACGGCGACGTCTTGGTTTCCCAGCTCGTCAACAAGGTCCTGCTCGACGGCAAGAAGTCCACTGCAGAGCGCATCGTCTACGGCGCACTCGAGCAGTGCCGTGAGAAAACCGGTACCGATCCGGTTCTGACCCTCAAGAAGGCTCTCGACAACGTGAAGCCCGCCCTCGAGGTTCGCTCCCGCCGCGTCGGTGGCGCCACCTACCAGGTGCCGGTTGACGTTCGCCCGGGCCGTTCCACCACCCTGGCCCTGCGTTGGTTGGTGACCTTCACCCGCCAGCGTCGCGAGAACACCATGACTGAGCGTCTCGCCAACGAGATCCTGGATGCCTCCAACGGCCTCGGTGCTTCCGTGAAGCGCCGTGAGGATACTCACAAGATGGCAGAGGCCAACCGCGCCTTCGCTCACTACCGCTGGTAA
- the rpsL gene encoding 30S ribosomal protein S12, which produces MPTIQQLVRKGRHDKTVKVSTAALKGSPQRRGVCTRVYTTTPKKPNSALRKVARVRLTSGIEVSAYIPGEGHNLQEHSMVLVRGGRVKDLPGVRYKIIRGSLDTQGVKDRKQARSRYGAKKEK; this is translated from the coding sequence ATGCCAACTATTCAGCAGCTGGTCCGCAAGGGCCGTCACGATAAGACCGTGAAGGTAAGCACCGCTGCGCTGAAGGGCTCCCCGCAGCGCCGCGGCGTGTGCACCCGCGTGTACACCACCACCCCGAAGAAGCCGAACTCCGCTCTCCGTAAGGTCGCTCGCGTTCGCCTGACCTCCGGCATCGAGGTCTCCGCATACATCCCCGGTGAGGGCCACAACCTGCAGGAGCACTCCATGGTGCTCGTGCGCGGCGGTCGTGTGAAGGACCTCCCCGGTGTTCGCTACAAGATCATCCGCGGCTCCCTCGATACCCAGGGCGTCAAGGATCGTAAGCAGGCCCGTTCCCGCTACGGCGCTAAGAAGGAGAAGTAA
- a CDS encoding prenyltransferase, giving the protein MNHSPSPRSVAQASATQASVTQTSVTLTWKDKLWAIFSSSRPISWINTAFPFGAAYLLVGGRLDWVFVVGVLFFLIPYNIAMYGINDVFDYESDIRNPRKGGVEGAVLDKRLHPTLLWTSAITVVPLAIILYAAGTPASAFWLTVSLAAVLAYSAPVLRFKERPVLDSITSSTHFVTPALVGGTMAQGLLDSGEATRQLGQTGPPYGLTPQFWIVMAAFFLWGTASHALGAVQDVQSDREGGLKSVATELGPRLTVRLAVGCYALASLLLLTLGWYGAIVAVANLLYVVNAARFWNVDDAGAVGVNRAWKVFLWANYVVGVVVTMTLIWLVIH; this is encoded by the coding sequence ATGAACCACTCACCATCACCTCGCTCAGTCGCCCAAGCCTCAGCCACCCAAGCCTCTGTCACCCAAACCTCTGTCACCCTGACGTGGAAGGACAAACTCTGGGCGATCTTCAGCTCGTCCCGCCCCATTAGCTGGATCAACACCGCGTTCCCCTTCGGTGCGGCCTATCTGCTCGTCGGCGGCCGGTTGGACTGGGTCTTCGTGGTCGGTGTGCTGTTCTTCCTCATCCCCTACAACATTGCGATGTACGGCATCAACGATGTATTCGACTACGAATCGGACATCCGCAATCCCCGCAAGGGCGGGGTCGAAGGCGCCGTGTTGGATAAGCGCCTGCATCCCACGCTCCTGTGGACGTCGGCGATCACGGTCGTCCCGTTGGCGATCATCCTTTACGCGGCGGGCACCCCGGCCTCGGCGTTCTGGCTGACGGTCTCCCTCGCGGCGGTGCTGGCCTACTCCGCGCCGGTGCTGCGTTTCAAGGAGCGCCCTGTGCTGGACTCGATCACCTCCTCGACGCACTTCGTCACGCCCGCGCTGGTGGGTGGCACCATGGCGCAGGGGTTGTTGGATAGCGGCGAGGCCACCCGCCAGTTGGGGCAGACCGGCCCGCCCTACGGGCTTACACCCCAGTTCTGGATCGTCATGGCCGCCTTCTTCCTATGGGGCACGGCATCGCATGCGCTCGGCGCGGTGCAAGACGTCCAATCCGACCGCGAGGGCGGGCTGAAATCCGTCGCCACAGAGCTTGGCCCGCGCCTGACCGTCCGCCTGGCCGTCGGGTGCTATGCCCTGGCCAGCCTCTTGCTGCTCACCCTCGGGTGGTACGGCGCCATCGTGGCGGTGGCAAACCTGCTCTACGTGGTCAACGCTGCCCGATTCTGGAACGTCGACGATGCCGGCGCCGTGGGCGTCAACCGCGCCTGGAAGGTCTTCCTGTGGGCCAACTACGTGGTCGGCGTTGTGGTCACCATGACGCTCATCTGGCTGGTCATTCACTAG
- a CDS encoding lycopene cyclase domain-containing protein: MTYTLISLPFLAIALGLTVYSWRTLAAADRRQGTRIARRYLQVVGVVSVIVLVLTAIFDNIMIIAGLVDYGTTQRLGIHIGAVPIEDFFYSLFVTLVVPALFHPGASRSVPSAPTAPLHSPPTTPPKQRKGHRS, encoded by the coding sequence ATGACTTACACCCTCATCAGCCTGCCGTTCCTCGCGATTGCGCTGGGGCTCACCGTGTACAGCTGGCGCACTCTAGCTGCGGCGGATCGCAGGCAGGGCACCCGCATCGCGCGGCGCTACCTGCAGGTCGTCGGCGTGGTGAGCGTGATCGTGCTGGTGCTCACCGCGATCTTCGACAACATCATGATCATCGCGGGGCTTGTGGACTATGGCACTACCCAACGGTTGGGAATCCACATCGGCGCGGTCCCCATCGAGGACTTCTTTTACTCCCTGTTCGTCACGCTGGTCGTGCCGGCGCTGTTCCACCCGGGGGCTTCTCGTTCTGTACCGTCGGCGCCAACCGCACCACTTCATTCACCACCTACCACACCACCAAAGCAGCGGAAAGGACACCGCTCATGA
- a CDS encoding lycopene cyclase domain-containing protein: protein MPALSLLYLALLVAVICCMALCDYRWKLAFFLDAARAAFIAVGMVALFLVWDGLGVAFGVFSRGDSPYMTGIELAPDIPLEEPFFLFFLTYLTLNFTTAVRRLLNGRAPVSGGSESDGAEGGAP, encoded by the coding sequence ATGCCCGCCCTCAGCCTGCTCTACCTCGCGCTACTCGTCGCGGTCATCTGCTGCATGGCCTTGTGCGATTACCGCTGGAAGCTCGCCTTTTTTCTCGACGCCGCCAGGGCCGCATTCATCGCCGTTGGCATGGTTGCGTTGTTCCTCGTGTGGGATGGGCTGGGGGTGGCCTTCGGAGTGTTCTCCCGCGGCGATTCGCCGTACATGACCGGCATCGAGCTGGCCCCGGACATTCCCCTGGAGGAACCGTTCTTCCTGTTCTTCCTCACCTACCTCACGCTCAACTTCACGACGGCGGTGCGCAGGCTGCTTAACGGCCGGGCGCCGGTTAGCGGGGGCAGCGAGAGCGACGGGGCCGAAGGGGGAGCGCCATGA